Genomic segment of Gemmatimonadota bacterium:
GTCACGATCACCAGTTCGGCAAAGCCGGTGCTGGAAGGCGCGTGGCTGGCACCCGGCGCCCACGTGAATGCCGCCGGTTCCAACGCGCTCGTTCGCAGCGAGATCGACGCGGAGACGGTCCGGCGGGCCAGGGTGGTGGCCGTCGATTCCAGGGAGCAGGCGAAGGTGGAGTGCGGAGACCTGCTCGAGCCGGTGGAAAAGGGGATCCTCCACTGGGACCGCATACACGAACTGGCCGACGTGGTCGCCGGCCACGTGCCCGGCCGTATCGAGCCCGACGACATTACGCTCTTCGAATCCCAGGGTCTGGCCGTGGAGGACGTGGCCGTGGCCGCGGTCGTTTATGAGCGGGCGAAAGCCGAAGGCGTGGGACAGCACGTCGGGTGACGGTGGATCGGGTAACCACCGGGCGGGTGATCGCCGGGCGGGTGACGGCGGATTGGCTGACAGCGCGGGCTGCCGACCTGCGTTTACTTCTTTTGGCCCGAGGTTACTTCAACGCCTCGACCCGGTCCCAGTAGGCTTTGGCGCCGGCCCGGAGCCAGTGGTCATACACGGTGAAGAAGAACCGGACGCCGATCTCGGCGTGGGCTTCGAAGGTCTCGTCGCCTACGAGCGACCCGGCGTTCCGGCCGGCCGCGACGATCCGCGCCAGGGTATCGGATACCACCTTCTTTACCTCGGGACGGTACATCTCTCCGGGATAGCCCATGGTCTGGGCCAGGTCCCCCGGGGCGACGAAGAACACGTCGATGTGGTCCACGGCGAGGATCTCGTCCAGGTTCTCCACGGCCTCGATTTCCTCGATGAGGACGATGACGAGGATCTCATCGTTCACCTTCGCGATGAACTCGCTGTTCTCGGTGCCGTAACCGCGCCGATTGAAGTACATGCCCCGCATGCCGGCCGGGGCGAACCGGCTGGCCCGTACCACCCGTTCCGCCGCCTCGGCGCTGCTCACGTGGGGGACGACAAGCCCGCTGACGCCACAGTCCAGCGTACGGCCGATCAACCCGGTCTCGTTGGCGTGCACCCGCATCACCGACGCCATGTTCCACAGGTCGCATGCCCGGGATACGTCTCCGATACGGTCGAAGGTGATGTCCCCGTGTTCTCCCTCAATCCAGTAGCCGTCGAAACCGAACTGCCCCATGAAATCGATGGAATTCGCCGTATGGCTGTGGCCGCCGACCACGTGGGCGACTTCGCCGGCCCGCAGTTTTTCCAGCACCCTGTTTCCTCGCATCGGCCTTGATTCTCCTTTTCAATAACCGGTCTGAAACGGACTTCCGTCAACAACCCGGCATGCTGATACTCTAAGGTGGATGACCAACCTGGACAAGTTAGGTGGTAACCCAGCATAGACAAGGCTTTTATGCCGGTGAAACGGGTCGTATCGTCTTGACACCACAGGGGGGCGACTTTAGAATAGACGGGTTGTCTTGTATCGGTCGGCAACCCGTCCATTCACGCTATCCGGGACTACCCATGACCACACCCACGCATCCCATCACTGCCGAAGAAGCGGCCTATTGGTCGGAGATCCGGAAACAGTTCTACCTGATGGACGACGTGACCTATCTGCAGGGCGGAACGGTAGGTCCGTCCGCCAGGCCGGTCATCGAACGCATCATCGACCTGATGCGGGAATTCGAGGCAGATCCACTGAACCGACGGCACGGAGACTTGCTCAGGCCCCTGGTGGAGGCATCCAGGGAGAAGCTGGCCAGGTTCGTGGGGACGACCCCGGACCGGATCGCCCTCGTGCTGAACACGACGATGGGCATGAACATACCCGGCCAGGGCCTGATCTGGGAACGGGGCAGCGACGTGCTGCTCAGCGACCAGGAATACCCCGCCGTCCGTGCCCTGTGGACATGGCTGGCCGAGCGGGACGGCCTGAACCTGAACTATGTTTCCCTGCCCATTCCGCCGTCCTCGCCACAGGACATCGTGGACGCCTATTCGGCGGGCATCACGGAGAATACCAGCGTCGTGATCTTCAGTCACGTGTATTTCACGACCGGACTGGTGGCTCCCATCACGGAACTGACCCGCCTGGCCCATGGCCACGGGGCCGTGGCCATGGTGGACGGCGCACACGCCGTGGGGATGGTTCCCCTGGACCTGTCCGAAGTCGGATGCGACTTCTACGCCAGCAGTTCCCACAAGTGGCTGCTGGCGCCGAAGGGCGTGGGGTTCCTCTACATGGACGAAAAGTACCAGAACCGGATCCGGCCCGTGATTATCGGCCACAACATGCGCGAAACCGATTCGGCCAGCCGCTACGACGTGAACGGGACCCGGGACCTGACCCACCACGCGGGCCTGGGAGACGCCATCGACTACCAGGAGGAAATCGGCTGGGATAGCAGGATCCGGCCCTACTGCCTCGGCCTGGCGCGGTACCTGAAGGCCCAGGCGGTCGAGCGAATAAGGGGGGCCCGCCTCACGATCCCGATGGATGAATCCATGTCCGGGTTCATTTCCAGTTTCTCGATCGAAGGCATCGACCTGTCGAAGGTATGCCAGTATCTCTGGAGCGACTACAAGATCGAGGTCACCGCCCTCGGGGTGGATGGCCAGTCGTTCTTCAGGGTGTCCACCCATTTCTACGATTCCTACGACGACATAGACCGGTTCATCAGCGCGATCAACGAAATCATCGCCAAGTATCCCGACGTGAAACTGGATTGAACGTGCCCATGACCCGTCCCAAATTGTTGCTGCCCGGTCCCATCGATATCTGGGAGGATACCCTGGAGGCGCTCAGCCAGCAGGTGTTGCCTCACTACGGTGAAGACTTCGGACCCATCTACGAAGAAACCGTATCGATGCTCCGGACCGTTTTCCAGACCCGCAACGACGTGATCATCATGACGGCCCCCGGTTCGGGCGCGCTTGACGCTGGTCTCAGCAGTCTCTTCCAGCCCGGAGAACAGGTGGCGGTGGTGACCAACGGACCGTTCGCCAATCGCCTCGTCGAAATCCTGAAGGCCTTCCGTAGCGAGGTCATCGCCGTGGACGACCCCTGGGGCGAGCCCGGCGATCCGGACAAAATGCGTAGCGCCCTGAAACGTCACCCCCAGGCCGCCGGCCTGGTCGTGGTTGCGAATGACACCGGTACGGGCGTGCAGAATCCGCTGGAGGCCTACGCCGGCCTGGCCCGTGAATTCGACCTGCCCTTTTTCGTGGACGGCGTGTCGGCCCTGGGAGGCTACGACATCCCCGTGGACGAACTGGGGATCGACGTGGCTGTGACCTCCTCCAACAAGGCCCTGGAGACCGCGCCCGGACTGGGCATCCTTGCGGTCAGCGACCGGGCGTGGGACATCATTCGCGCCAAGGACAGCGCGCACCGCGGCTGGTACTACGACCTCTCCGTCTGGAAACGGGCGTCCGAATCTTCGGGAGAGCATCCCTATCCCACGACCCAGGCCAGCAGCCTGATCGTCTCCCTGCATGCCAGCCTGAAAAGAATCCTGCACCGGGAGACGCTGGAAGGTCACTGGGCCCGGTACGCGTGGGCCCGATCCGTGGTCCGTGCCGGGTTGCGCGCGGTGGGGTGCACGCCCATCGTGGCCGATGCCGCCGCGTCCTGTACGGTGACCACCTTCCGGGTCCATCCGGACGTGTCCGAAGCCGCGGAACTGCGCACCTACCTGCTCCGCAACCACGGGTTCCTGGCGGCCCAGGCCATGGGAGAGTTCGCCCGGGACGCCCTGCGCGTCGGACACATGGGAAAGGCCGGTTCGCGGGAGTACATCGAACCCTTCCTGCTCGGGATGGAAGATTTCTTCCGCACGGTCAAGGGCCACGACCTGCCGCACGGCTGCAGCCTGGAGGGGTTGCGGCAGGCTCCGATTTCCTACTGAAGATCCAGATACCCGGGAAGATCCAGAACCCAGGGAAGATCCGGAAACCTAAGCCCCGTCCTCGGCGGACTCACCGGGTGTCTTCCGCGGCGGTGTGAGAGAGAGTACCGTGTCCGTGAGGGACTGGTCGAGGGGATAATGGTAGGACGTCCGGTAGTACTGCAGCAGGTCCCGGGCCAGGGCGTTCAGCGGATCCACGCTCTGGAAGCGGTCGGGGAGCGGTCCCGGATGGTAGAGTACGTTCAGGAGGGAACGCAGGGATAGGTCCTCCGGCGAAGCGGCGGGCGTGTAGGTGATGTGGTACCCCGATTTGCGCGTAAGCAGTCCTGAATCCACGTAGGCCGAGAGCATCTCGTCAAGCACGTTCTCCGGTGCCCCGGTCTGTCCGGAAAGCCGGTCCAGCCTGGTCGGCTTGTTGTCTTCCACGAAATTGCGGATGATGTAGAGAAAGGCGAGGACGTTGATGTAGCTTCGCAGTGCCGTCCCGTGGACCCGCTCAGACTGCCTCCACTCCATAATTCCCACGTTCTGGATGGAATGAGCCAGGATCGCTCCGAGCAGCAGGATCACCCAGCCCAGGTACAGCCAGATCAAAAACAGCGGCAGGGCGGCGAAACCGGCGAACAGGATCTCCCGCGCCCCCGCCTGCGTCGTGTCCGCAATCAACTGGGCGAATAACCGGTTAAGCAGAATCCAGCCACATCCCGATATCACACCGCCAACCAGGGCGGCCCGTATGGAAACCCGGGTATTGGGTACCGACCAGATGATCAGAGAAAAGAAGAGTCCGATCAGCAGGACGGACAGGGGCGAGAAGCCCGCAATCCTTTCGAAGTTGGCCAGTAAGGCAATGCTGTT
This window contains:
- a CDS encoding aminotransferase class V-fold PLP-dependent enzyme, with translation MTTPTHPITAEEAAYWSEIRKQFYLMDDVTYLQGGTVGPSARPVIERIIDLMREFEADPLNRRHGDLLRPLVEASREKLARFVGTTPDRIALVLNTTMGMNIPGQGLIWERGSDVLLSDQEYPAVRALWTWLAERDGLNLNYVSLPIPPSSPQDIVDAYSAGITENTSVVIFSHVYFTTGLVAPITELTRLAHGHGAVAMVDGAHAVGMVPLDLSEVGCDFYASSSHKWLLAPKGVGFLYMDEKYQNRIRPVIIGHNMRETDSASRYDVNGTRDLTHHAGLGDAIDYQEEIGWDSRIRPYCLGLARYLKAQAVERIRGARLTIPMDESMSGFISSFSIEGIDLSKVCQYLWSDYKIEVTALGVDGQSFFRVSTHFYDSYDDIDRFISAINEIIAKYPDVKLD
- a CDS encoding alanine--glyoxylate aminotransferase family protein, encoding MPVSLERLQDRGHRPRGGWPVVLQGVHPFLRFLRRHRPVHQRDQRNHRQVSRRETGLNVPMTRPKLLLPGPIDIWEDTLEALSQQVLPHYGEDFGPIYEETVSMLRTVFQTRNDVIIMTAPGSGALDAGLSSLFQPGEQVAVVTNGPFANRLVEILKAFRSEVIAVDDPWGEPGDPDKMRSALKRHPQAAGLVVVANDTGTGVQNPLEAYAGLAREFDLPFFVDGVSALGGYDIPVDELGIDVAVTSSNKALETAPGLGILAVSDRAWDIIRAKDSAHRGWYYDLSVWKRASESSGEHPYPTTQASSLIVSLHASLKRILHRETLEGHWARYAWARSVVRAGLRAVGCTPIVADAAASCTVTTFRVHPDVSEAAELRTYLLRNHGFLAAQAMGEFARDALRVGHMGKAGSREYIEPFLLGMEDFFRTVKGHDLPHGCSLEGLRQAPISY
- a CDS encoding YihY/virulence factor BrkB family protein, producing the protein MHPGITRVISSLRKASRFIGTEIWHINTRGLSRLHALLVRVAKTMIFLYHQFWEDRILTRASALTLSSLLALVPLLAIVFTVYQSLGLPVDFEPTLREWLSPLGSDGDVVATQIMDFLANAQTGTLGYIGLVVLMFAVLGILANIEESYNDIWHVRRMRSWRQRLASYLALLLIGPLIITGVVTFMGSSNSIALLANFERIAGFSPLSVLLIGLFFSLIIWSVPNTRVSIRAALVGGVISGCGWILLNRLFAQLIADTTQAGAREILFAGFAALPLFLIWLYLGWVILLLGAILAHSIQNVGIMEWRQSERVHGTALRSYINVLAFLYIIRNFVEDNKPTRLDRLSGQTGAPENVLDEMLSAYVDSGLLTRKSGYHITYTPAASPEDLSLRSLLNVLYHPGPLPDRFQSVDPLNALARDLLQYYRTSYHYPLDQSLTDTVLSLTPPRKTPGESAEDGA